Proteins encoded by one window of Paenibacillus urinalis:
- a CDS encoding glycosyltransferase: MAESVSGKITLSMIVKNEVGRYLERALIKHRPWIDQAIIIDDGSTDGTPELCEELLQGVEHVLIRNKQSHFSDEVSLRKQQWEAAAQAGADWILNLDADEIFEDEWDEDLHALTTGPHEAVYFRLFDMWSETHYREDLYWRAHQIYRPFLVKFNSHQTYKWKETPQHCGRFPLNIFEFPYICHQARIQHFGWARREDRLHKYVRYRQLDPEAKYGWKEQYESILDTAPSLVPWKSH, encoded by the coding sequence ATGGCAGAATCAGTGAGTGGCAAAATTACGTTGTCCATGATCGTGAAAAATGAGGTAGGCAGGTACCTGGAACGCGCTTTGATCAAGCACCGTCCCTGGATCGATCAAGCGATCATCATTGATGATGGAAGCACGGATGGAACACCCGAATTATGTGAAGAGCTGCTTCAGGGAGTAGAGCATGTCCTCATCCGCAATAAGCAGTCTCATTTCTCCGATGAAGTGTCCCTTCGCAAGCAGCAGTGGGAAGCAGCAGCCCAGGCAGGAGCCGATTGGATTCTTAATCTGGACGCTGATGAAATATTTGAGGATGAATGGGACGAGGATTTGCACGCATTGACGACAGGACCTCATGAAGCAGTTTATTTTCGATTATTTGATATGTGGAGCGAAACGCATTACCGAGAAGACCTGTATTGGCGTGCCCACCAGATCTATCGGCCTTTCCTGGTCAAATTCAACTCCCATCAGACGTATAAATGGAAAGAAACTCCCCAGCACTGCGGAAGATTCCCGCTGAACATCTTCGAGTTCCCCTACATATGCCACCAAGCTCGTATTCAGCATTTTGGCTGGGCCAGACGGGAAGACCGATTGCATAAATATGTCCGGTACAGACAGCTGGACCCAGAGGCGAAATATGGATGGAAGGAGCAGTATGAATCTATTCTGGATACGGCCCCTTCCTTAGTACCATGGAAATCCCATTAA
- the xylB gene encoding xylulokinase: protein MSYVIGVDLGTSAVKTVLVDRSGHVLYEASEAYPLYQPKAGYSEQNPEDWVQQTIVSLRKLMEISGINPAEVEGLSFSGQMHGLVLVDAEGSVLRPAILWNDTRTTAQCRKIENTLGQDLLSIARNRALEGFTLPKILWVQENEPEILDQAALFLLPKDYVRYRLTGDYAMDYSDAAGTLLLDPAAKSWSEQIANAFSLPLSLCPKLVESFDLVGTLLPEVAEDAGLTPQTKVFAGGADNACGAIGAGILSEGKTMSSIGTSGVVLSYEERKNLDFEGKVHFFNHSEKDAYYIMGVTLAAGYSLTWFKDTFAKDLSFDLLLQGIDQVPAGSGGLLFTPYIVGERTPHPDANIRGSFIGMDASHTLQHFGRSVLEGITFSLRESIDIIRGAGKTISEVISIGGGAKNETWLQMQADIFNAKIIKLESEQGPAMGAAILAAYGCGWFDSLQEVAAAFIRPAKTYDPNPETAASYDKLFALYQEVYGQTRELNEKLAEYRS from the coding sequence ATGAGTTATGTCATTGGTGTCGATTTGGGAACCAGCGCGGTAAAGACGGTTCTGGTCGATCGCAGCGGGCATGTATTATATGAAGCATCGGAGGCTTATCCGCTGTATCAGCCCAAGGCTGGTTACAGTGAGCAGAATCCCGAGGATTGGGTACAGCAAACGATTGTATCCTTACGTAAATTGATGGAGATATCCGGTATTAATCCAGCTGAAGTGGAAGGTCTCAGCTTCTCGGGGCAAATGCACGGGCTCGTGCTTGTGGATGCAGAAGGAAGTGTTCTTCGCCCGGCTATTCTGTGGAATGATACACGTACGACTGCTCAGTGCCGTAAGATTGAAAATACACTGGGTCAGGATTTGCTGTCCATCGCACGCAATCGTGCGCTCGAAGGCTTTACACTGCCGAAAATTTTGTGGGTGCAGGAGAATGAGCCTGAAATACTGGACCAAGCAGCGCTGTTCCTGCTGCCTAAGGATTATGTACGCTACCGGTTGACCGGCGATTATGCGATGGATTATTCGGATGCAGCCGGAACGCTGCTCTTGGATCCTGCTGCGAAGTCCTGGAGCGAACAGATCGCGAATGCATTCTCCTTACCGCTCTCCCTATGCCCAAAATTAGTGGAGTCCTTTGATCTGGTGGGCACCTTGCTGCCAGAAGTTGCAGAGGACGCTGGACTTACCCCTCAAACCAAAGTATTTGCGGGCGGAGCTGACAATGCTTGCGGTGCTATTGGTGCAGGGATCCTGAGTGAAGGGAAAACGATGAGCAGTATTGGAACATCCGGAGTCGTTCTATCCTATGAAGAACGCAAGAACCTCGATTTTGAAGGGAAGGTCCACTTCTTTAATCACTCCGAGAAGGATGCCTACTATATTATGGGCGTTACCTTGGCAGCGGGTTATAGCCTGACTTGGTTTAAGGATACCTTTGCCAAAGACCTGTCATTTGATCTGCTGCTGCAAGGCATTGACCAAGTTCCAGCGGGAAGCGGCGGATTGTTGTTTACGCCATACATTGTGGGTGAGCGTACTCCGCATCCTGATGCAAATATCCGCGGCAGCTTTATCGGTATGGATGCAAGCCATACGCTTCAGCATTTTGGACGTTCGGTCCTTGAGGGAATTACCTTCTCTCTTCGTGAGTCGATTGATATTATCCGCGGTGCCGGCAAGACGATCAGTGAGGTCATCTCCATTGGAGGCGGCGCCAAGAATGAGACCTGGCTGCAAATGCAGGCGGACATCTTCAATGCGAAGATTATCAAGCTCGAAAGTGAACAGGGGCCTGCCATGGGTGCTGCAATTCTCGCAGCATATGGCTGCGGTTGGTTTGATTCGCTGCAGGAGGTTGCCGCCGCATTTATTCGTCCGGCCAAAACCTATGATCCGAATCCGGAAACAGCGGCATCCTATGACAAACTGTTTGCACTGTACCAGGAAGTATATGGCCAAACTCGTGAGTTGAATGAGAAGCTTGCGGAGTATAGATCGTAA
- the xylA gene encoding xylose isomerase has protein sequence MAYFESVNKIAYEGKDSKNPFAFKFYNPEEVVAGKSMEEHFRFGMAYWHTLTAGGSDPFGTDTAVRSYDKYSGMDLAKVRVEAAFEFMEKMNLPYFCFHDVDIAPEGSSLREFYSNIDTIVDLIEEQMKATGKKLLWNTANMFTNPRFMHGAASTCNADVYAHAAAQIKKGLEVGKRLGADNYVFWGGREGYDTLLNTDMQLEQDNIARMFHMAVDYAKEIGFDAQFLIEPKPKEPTKHQYDFDAATSIAFLQKYGLDKHFKLNLEANHATLAGHTFDHEIRVARINGMLGSLDANQGDLLIGWDTDEFPVDIYDATLTMYEVLKNGGLGKGGVNFDAKVRRASFEAEDLFLAHIAGMDTYAKGLKVAAKLIEDRVFDDFIEKRYSSFKEGVGAEVVEGKATLASLAEYALNNETPRKNESGRQELLKATLNQYILAD, from the coding sequence ATGGCCTATTTTGAATCCGTTAATAAAATTGCTTATGAAGGTAAAGATTCCAAGAATCCTTTTGCATTTAAATTCTATAATCCTGAAGAAGTCGTAGCCGGCAAATCAATGGAAGAGCATTTCCGTTTCGGTATGGCTTACTGGCACACACTTACAGCTGGCGGTTCTGACCCGTTCGGTACAGATACGGCAGTTCGCTCTTATGATAAATATTCCGGTATGGATCTGGCTAAAGTCCGCGTAGAGGCTGCTTTTGAATTCATGGAGAAAATGAACCTTCCATACTTCTGCTTCCATGACGTGGATATTGCTCCAGAAGGAAGCTCCCTTCGTGAGTTCTACAGCAACATTGATACGATTGTTGACCTGATTGAAGAGCAGATGAAAGCGACAGGCAAGAAGCTGCTCTGGAACACAGCAAACATGTTTACCAACCCTCGCTTCATGCACGGTGCTGCTTCGACTTGCAACGCAGACGTATACGCTCATGCAGCAGCTCAAATCAAGAAGGGTCTTGAAGTAGGTAAACGCCTTGGCGCTGATAACTATGTATTCTGGGGCGGTCGTGAAGGTTATGACACTCTCTTGAACACGGACATGCAGCTGGAGCAGGACAACATCGCCCGCATGTTCCATATGGCTGTTGATTATGCCAAAGAAATCGGCTTTGACGCTCAATTCCTGATCGAGCCTAAACCAAAAGAGCCAACAAAACATCAATATGACTTTGATGCAGCTACATCCATCGCGTTCTTGCAGAAGTACGGCTTGGACAAGCACTTCAAGCTGAATCTTGAAGCGAACCATGCAACACTTGCTGGTCATACATTTGACCACGAAATCCGCGTTGCCCGCATCAACGGCATGCTCGGATCCCTCGATGCGAACCAAGGCGATCTGCTGATCGGATGGGATACAGATGAATTCCCTGTAGACATCTACGATGCAACACTGACAATGTACGAAGTTCTGAAGAATGGCGGCCTTGGCAAAGGCGGCGTAAACTTTGATGCCAAAGTTCGTCGTGCTTCCTTCGAAGCAGAAGATCTGTTCCTCGCTCACATCGCAGGTATGGATACTTATGCGAAAGGTCTTAAGGTTGCAGCTAAACTGATCGAAGATCGCGTATTCGATGATTTCATCGAGAAACGCTACTCCAGCTTCAAAGAAGGCGTCGGTGCTGAGGTTGTTGAAGGCAAAGCAACACTTGCTTCCCTGGCTGAGTATGCACTGAACAATGAAACACCTCGCAAGAATGAATCCGGCCGTCAAGAGCTGCTCAAAGCAACTCTTAACCAATACATCTTGGCTGACTAA
- a CDS encoding ROK family transcriptional regulator yields the protein MAITGDQALVKKINKSIILSTIREHAPLSRARVSELTGLNKATVSNLVTELIENHLVTELGPGQSSGGRKPLMLLFNNTAGYAVGIELTVAKLRGVLTDLAGNIVHETSLPLTDHDIPSVTARIITMTKQLQTEAPLSPHGVIGIGVGVPGMVDEEGTILFAPNLGWNTVPLASMLEEELGLPVTIDNEANAGASGELHFGAGKGMRHLIYISAGSGIGSGIMIDGGLYKGAWGYAGETGHMSIDAEGKQCTCGNRGCWELYASEKAYSDPNLQIPAGTTAELVAYAEQGDSAVLELYRSIGHRLGIGITNIVNSFNPERIIVGGPLSEAREYMEDSLQQVVAERTLPYHMRSLQISFAQLGSKSTLIGSAYGAISQFLGHIRVSA from the coding sequence ATGGCGATTACCGGAGATCAGGCTCTGGTCAAGAAAATAAATAAGTCCATTATTCTGAGCACGATCCGGGAGCACGCCCCGCTCTCAAGAGCAAGAGTATCGGAGCTCACCGGACTGAATAAGGCAACTGTTTCCAATCTGGTTACGGAGTTAATTGAGAATCATCTCGTCACCGAGCTCGGTCCAGGCCAATCCAGCGGCGGACGCAAACCGCTCATGCTGCTGTTTAATAATACGGCAGGTTATGCGGTCGGCATTGAGCTGACTGTTGCGAAGCTTCGCGGTGTACTAACCGATCTTGCGGGAAATATCGTGCATGAAACCTCTCTTCCTCTTACCGATCACGATATTCCATCCGTCACTGCCAGGATCATCACAATGACCAAACAACTGCAGACCGAGGCTCCCTTATCGCCGCATGGGGTCATAGGCATAGGGGTTGGCGTGCCAGGAATGGTAGACGAGGAGGGTACGATCCTCTTCGCACCGAACCTTGGCTGGAACACGGTGCCGCTGGCGAGCATGCTGGAGGAAGAGCTCGGGCTTCCTGTAACGATAGACAATGAAGCGAATGCCGGTGCTTCCGGCGAGCTTCACTTTGGAGCAGGTAAGGGAATGCGTCATCTCATCTATATTAGTGCAGGCTCAGGGATTGGCTCGGGGATCATGATTGACGGCGGGCTGTATAAAGGAGCTTGGGGATATGCAGGTGAGACAGGACATATGTCCATTGATGCAGAAGGAAAACAATGCACCTGCGGTAATCGAGGCTGCTGGGAGCTCTATGCCTCAGAGAAGGCGTATAGCGACCCAAATCTTCAGATTCCAGCAGGGACAACAGCCGAGCTGGTAGCTTATGCCGAACAGGGGGATTCTGCTGTGCTTGAGCTGTATCGAAGCATCGGGCATCGACTGGGCATCGGCATTACGAATATCGTCAACAGCTTTAACCCGGAACGAATTATTGTGGGAGGACCGCTGTCCGAGGCTAGAGAATATATGGAAGACTCGCTTCAGCAAGTCGTCGCAGAGAGGACACTGCCGTATCACATGCGCAGTCTGCAGATCAGCTTCGCACAGCTCGGCAGCAAATCAACCCTGATCGGTTCCGCATATGGAGCAATCTCCCAATTTCTAGGTCACATTCGAGTGAGTGCATAA
- the nagZ gene encoding beta-N-acetylhexosaminidase, whose product MNNIRKMQRKWGDVGLKRESYGYRRWVNYILILLAVVLLTSCNAGDSGTSLPELPGSNRGPDEEGANSGSDAPSDSDAGSESESDAEEGQTSIPPKHDDQDLLPEQEAAMEQLANLSIEDKIGQMIISGFPGTELDTEAEDLIRKGQLGGVILFGPNIHDQKQLQSLINEVKKSNGEGQLPLFISVDEEGGRVSRLPEGKTEFPSNRQIGKYNNADLSAQIGSVIGTELGAFGFNLNFAPVLDIFSNPENTVIGNRSFGDSAETVSELGIATMKGMQEAGVIAAVKHFPGHGDTKVDSHIGLPVVQKTKEELAELELVPFQAAIEDGADMMMAAHIQYPQIDASLRPASLSEVMLSALLREEMGYDGVVITDDLEMGAIQQNYGSGEAALMAIQAGADVVLFGHTPAKAEKAYNTLLQAVRKGELSAEDIDRKVLRILTLKYKYELTNEPVEESALQVVGSSEHQQIADQLKK is encoded by the coding sequence GTGAATAACATTAGAAAGATGCAACGAAAATGGGGCGATGTCGGATTGAAAAGAGAATCCTATGGATATAGAAGATGGGTTAACTACATTTTAATACTGCTGGCAGTTGTGCTGCTCACCTCTTGCAATGCAGGGGATTCAGGTACTTCCTTACCAGAGCTGCCCGGCTCGAATCGCGGACCTGACGAAGAAGGAGCGAACTCCGGCTCCGATGCACCATCCGATTCAGATGCTGGCAGCGAATCGGAATCGGATGCAGAGGAGGGCCAAACATCCATACCACCGAAGCATGACGATCAAGATCTATTGCCTGAGCAGGAGGCGGCCATGGAGCAGCTCGCTAACCTGTCAATCGAGGACAAGATCGGACAAATGATTATATCCGGTTTTCCTGGGACAGAGCTGGATACAGAAGCAGAAGATTTAATTCGTAAGGGACAGCTGGGCGGTGTCATCTTGTTTGGCCCGAATATCCATGATCAGAAGCAGCTTCAATCCTTGATCAATGAAGTCAAGAAGAGCAATGGAGAGGGACAGCTGCCCTTGTTCATTTCTGTGGATGAGGAAGGGGGACGCGTCTCAAGGCTTCCTGAAGGGAAAACAGAATTTCCATCGAACCGACAGATAGGGAAGTATAACAATGCGGATTTATCTGCCCAGATCGGAAGTGTCATTGGGACAGAGCTCGGAGCGTTCGGTTTTAATCTCAATTTTGCTCCGGTGCTCGATATTTTCAGCAATCCGGAGAATACCGTGATAGGAAACCGTTCGTTTGGAGATTCGGCAGAAACGGTCTCCGAGCTCGGTATTGCTACTATGAAAGGGATGCAGGAAGCCGGCGTCATTGCGGCTGTGAAGCATTTTCCAGGACATGGAGATACGAAGGTCGATTCGCATATTGGCCTGCCCGTTGTTCAGAAGACGAAGGAAGAGCTTGCTGAGCTGGAGCTGGTACCTTTTCAGGCAGCGATAGAAGATGGGGCAGACATGATGATGGCTGCGCACATCCAATACCCTCAGATTGATGCTTCACTCCGGCCTGCTTCCTTGTCAGAGGTCATGCTCAGTGCTCTGCTCCGTGAGGAGATGGGATATGATGGGGTTGTCATTACCGATGATCTTGAAATGGGTGCAATTCAGCAAAATTACGGATCCGGTGAGGCAGCACTGATGGCAATTCAGGCAGGAGCCGACGTCGTACTGTTCGGTCATACACCAGCCAAAGCGGAGAAGGCGTATAACACGCTTTTACAGGCTGTGCGGAAGGGAGAGCTCTCGGCTGAAGATATTGATCGGAAGGTGCTCCGGATTCTAACTCTTAAATACAAATACGAACTAACGAATGAGCCGGTGGAGGAATCGGCATTGCAGGTCGTGGGATCAAGTGAACATCAGCAGATTGCGGATCAGCTGAAAAAATAA
- a CDS encoding glutaredoxin family protein: MDKAIVYTSTNCPHCRQVKSYLTENGIEYEERNIEQSDEFAQQVWDMGLRAVPVTVLGEHRIVGMNKLQFHKALNPQG, translated from the coding sequence ATGGATAAAGCAATAGTATATACTTCTACCAACTGTCCGCATTGCCGTCAGGTGAAGAGCTATCTCACAGAGAACGGCATTGAGTATGAAGAGCGCAATATCGAACAGAGCGACGAATTTGCACAGCAAGTATGGGATATGGGGCTTCGTGCAGTACCTGTAACCGTGCTTGGCGAGCACCGTATCGTTGGCATGAACAAATTGCAGTTCCACAAGGCACTTAATCCGCAAGGATAA